A part of Sebastes fasciatus isolate fSebFas1 chromosome 10, fSebFas1.pri, whole genome shotgun sequence genomic DNA contains:
- the apool gene encoding MICOS complex subunit MIC27 isoform X9, translating to MAAKVVMVAVPTVLGIASIRVYTVSELPTDGLVTREKLNIYTPLPQFAHALFVPERPGVIQSGLTTARETVAPYVQAVQGACVSVKTRSVNLYYAGEDVFYYLRDPPPGFLPRFGTITMAGLLGMFLTRKGSHFKRLAVPLGLMSAGASVCYPAQTVAVLKVSGKKVYAVGQWSKATVSSLVASKEPVAKEIVASQPQTATVPNPESAVVEEASEPSATTDSSAQSSTIPETEVESAESVPATDEPVDAVITEEASSVTLAEISPDQTLTETNTDPVAHSVPAEAEATTTSEEIPAPVESEEPSDTKQATDDVAADASNAEPTPSLEPETAEAAPVESLVEAAPVEAAPVEVAPVEAAPVEVAPVEVAPVEVAPVEAAPVEAAPVEAAPVEAAPVEAAPVEAAPVEAAPVEVAPVEVAPVEAAEVESAPVDAAPVEAAEVESAPVDAAPVEATDVESVPSSEDPPAPQASDEPAVPVVESAEPEPAAQPELADPPQDAAVEETLTPPTPPPQQHAAENSKEGSSFKADPALMDFGQSNPEDEDLYSTRS from the exons ATGGCGGCCAAG GTGGTGATGGTGGCCGTCCCGACGGTGTTGGGCATAGCCTCCATCCGTGTGTATACTGTGAGCGAACTGCCCACTGATGGACTGGTTACTAGAGAAAAG CTGAACATCTACACCCCGCTGCCACAGTTTGCTCATGCCCTGTTTGTTCCAGAGAGGCCGGGTGTCATTCAGAGTGGGTTAACGACAGCGAGAGAGACCGTAGCACCATATGTCCAGGCTGTTCAG GGGGCCTGTGTCTCTGTGAAAACAAGAAGTGTTAATCTATACTATGCAGGAGAGG ATGTATTCTATTACTTGAGGGACCCTCCCCCGGGTTTTCTACCCAGATTTGGCACCATCACCATGGCTGGCCTGCTCGGCATGTTCTTGACCCGGAAAG GCTCTCATTTCAAGAGGTTAGCCGTTCCACTGGGCCTGATGAGTGCAGGAGCTTCGGTGTGCTACCCGGCTCAAACAGTGGCTGTGCTTAAG GTGTCAGGTAAGAAGGTGTATGCTGTAGGGCAGTGGAGCAAAGCTACAGTGTCTTCACTGGTCGCCTCTAAGGAGCCTGTCGCCAAAGAGATCGTTGCTTCACAACCACAG ACAGCTACAGTGCCAAATCCAGAGTCTGCAGTAGTTGAGGAGGCCTCAGAGCCCAGTGCCACCACAGACAGCTCAGCCCAAAGCTCTACAATCCCAGAGACCGAGGTGGAATCAGCCGAGTCTGTTCCTGCCACCGATGAGCCTGTTGACGCTGTCATAACAGAGGAGGCGTCATCAGTAACACTCGCAGAGATTTCCCCCGACCAGACCCTCACAGAGACCAACACAG ATCCAGTGGCACATTCAGTGCCAGCAGAGGCGGAGGCCACCACAACCTCTGAGGAAATACCTGCACCTGTTGAAAGTGAAGAGCCCTCAGACACAAAACAAGCAACAGACGATGTCGCCGCTGATGCCAGCAATGCCGAGCCCACACCAAGCTTAGAACCGGAGACGGCAGAGGCTGCTCCAGTGGAGTCCCTGGTGGAGGCTGCCCCAGTGGAGGCTGCCCCAGTGGAGGTTGCTCCAGTGGAGGCTGCTCCAGTGGAGGTTGCCCCAGTGGAGGTTGCCCCAGTGGAGGTTGCCCCAGTGGAGGCTGCCCCAGTGGAGGCTGCCCCAGTGGAG GCTGCTCCAGTGGAGGCTGCCCCAGTGGAGGCTGCCCCAGTGGAGGCTGCCCCAGTGGAGGCTGCCCCAGTGGAGGTTGCCCCAGTGGAGGTTGCCCCAGTGGAGGCTGCTGAAGTCGAGTCCGCCCCAGTTGATGCTGCCCCAGTGGAGGCTGCTGAAGTCGAGTCCGCCCCAGTTGATGCTGCTCCAGTCGAGGCTACTGATGTCGAGTCCGTTCCTTCCTCTGAAGATCCGCCTGCTCCACAGGCCTCAGACGAGCCAGCAG TACCAGTTGTTGAATCAGCTGAGCCCGAACCTGCTGCTCAACCTGAGTTAGCTGACCCACCACAAGATGCTGCTGTGGAGGAGACACTCACACCACCAACACCTCCTCCTCAACAGCATGCAGCAGAAAACAGCAAAG AGGGCTCCAGTTTCAAGGCAGACCCCGCTCTGATGGACTTTGGCCAGTCCAACCCGGAGGATGAAGACCTGTACAGCACACGGAGCTGA
- the apool gene encoding MICOS complex subunit MIC27 isoform X2 gives MAAKVVMVAVPTVLGIASIRVYTVSELPTDGLVTREKLNIYTPLPQFAHALFVPERPGVIQSGLTTARETVAPYVQAVQGACVSVKTRSVNLYYAGEDVFYYLRDPPPGFLPRFGTITMAGLLGMFLTRKGSHFKRLAVPLGLMSAGASVCYPAQTVAVLKVSGKKVYAVGQWSKATVSSLVASKEPVAKEIVASQPQTATVPNPESAVVEEASEPSATTDSSAQSSTIPETEVESAESVPATDEPVDAVITEEASSVTLAEISPDQTLTETNTDPVAHSVPAEAEATTTSEEIPAPVESEEPSDTKQATDDVAADASNAEPTPSLEPETAEAAPVESLVEAAPVEAAPVEVAPVEAAPVEVAPVEVAPVEVAPVEAAPVEAAPVEAAPVEAAPVEAAPVEAAPVEAAPVEVAPVEAAEVESAPVDAAPVEATDVESVPSSEDPPAPQASDEPAVPVVESAEPEPAAQPELADPPQDAAVEETLTPPTPPPQQHAAENSKASVSQDNSRTRPSTSRSLRILVILVEDEVCLRAGAITAILQYHNIYKQTTGDGKQLPQPLCSRFFFLNSLQ, from the exons ATGGCGGCCAAG GTGGTGATGGTGGCCGTCCCGACGGTGTTGGGCATAGCCTCCATCCGTGTGTATACTGTGAGCGAACTGCCCACTGATGGACTGGTTACTAGAGAAAAG CTGAACATCTACACCCCGCTGCCACAGTTTGCTCATGCCCTGTTTGTTCCAGAGAGGCCGGGTGTCATTCAGAGTGGGTTAACGACAGCGAGAGAGACCGTAGCACCATATGTCCAGGCTGTTCAG GGGGCCTGTGTCTCTGTGAAAACAAGAAGTGTTAATCTATACTATGCAGGAGAGG ATGTATTCTATTACTTGAGGGACCCTCCCCCGGGTTTTCTACCCAGATTTGGCACCATCACCATGGCTGGCCTGCTCGGCATGTTCTTGACCCGGAAAG GCTCTCATTTCAAGAGGTTAGCCGTTCCACTGGGCCTGATGAGTGCAGGAGCTTCGGTGTGCTACCCGGCTCAAACAGTGGCTGTGCTTAAG GTGTCAGGTAAGAAGGTGTATGCTGTAGGGCAGTGGAGCAAAGCTACAGTGTCTTCACTGGTCGCCTCTAAGGAGCCTGTCGCCAAAGAGATCGTTGCTTCACAACCACAG ACAGCTACAGTGCCAAATCCAGAGTCTGCAGTAGTTGAGGAGGCCTCAGAGCCCAGTGCCACCACAGACAGCTCAGCCCAAAGCTCTACAATCCCAGAGACCGAGGTGGAATCAGCCGAGTCTGTTCCTGCCACCGATGAGCCTGTTGACGCTGTCATAACAGAGGAGGCGTCATCAGTAACACTCGCAGAGATTTCCCCCGACCAGACCCTCACAGAGACCAACACAG ATCCAGTGGCACATTCAGTGCCAGCAGAGGCGGAGGCCACCACAACCTCTGAGGAAATACCTGCACCTGTTGAAAGTGAAGAGCCCTCAGACACAAAACAAGCAACAGACGATGTCGCCGCTGATGCCAGCAATGCCGAGCCCACACCAAGCTTAGAACCGGAGACGGCAGAGGCTGCTCCAGTGGAGTCCCTGGTGGAGGCTGCCCCAGTGGAGGCTGCCCCAGTGGAGGTTGCTCCAGTGGAGGCTGCTCCAGTGGAGGTTGCCCCAGTGGAGGTTGCCCCAGTGGAGGTTGCCCCAGTGGAGGCTGCCCCAGTGGAGGCTGCCCCAGTGGAG GCTGCTCCAGTGGAGGCTGCCCCAGTGGAGGCTGCCCCAGTGGAGGCTGCCCCAGTGGAGGCTGCCCCAGTGGAGGTTGCCCCAGTGGAG GCTGCTGAAGTCGAGTCCGCCCCAGTTGATGCTGCTCCAGTCGAGGCTACTGATGTCGAGTCCGTTCCTTCCTCTGAAGATCCGCCTGCTCCACAGGCCTCAGACGAGCCAGCAG TACCAGTTGTTGAATCAGCTGAGCCCGAACCTGCTGCTCAACCTGAGTTAGCTGACCCACCACAAGATGCTGCTGTGGAGGAGACACTCACACCACCAACACCTCCTCCTCAACAGCATGCAGCAGAAAACAGCAAAG CATCCGTCTCCCAGGACAACTCACGCACAAGACCCAGCACATCCAGATCTCTGAGAATTCTGGTAATTCTAGTGGAAGATGAAGTGTGTCTTAGGGCTGgcgcaataaccgcaatattgcaataccacAATATTTACAAGCAAACcacaggggatggcaagcaactgccgcaaccgctatgttcacgttttttctttttgaattctttgcaatAG
- the apool gene encoding MICOS complex subunit MIC27 isoform X1, whose product MAAKVVMVAVPTVLGIASIRVYTVSELPTDGLVTREKLNIYTPLPQFAHALFVPERPGVIQSGLTTARETVAPYVQAVQGACVSVKTRSVNLYYAGEDVFYYLRDPPPGFLPRFGTITMAGLLGMFLTRKGSHFKRLAVPLGLMSAGASVCYPAQTVAVLKVSGKKVYAVGQWSKATVSSLVASKEPVAKEIVASQPQTATVPNPESAVVEEASEPSATTDSSAQSSTIPETEVESAESVPATDEPVDAVITEEASSVTLAEISPDQTLTETNTDPVAHSVPAEAEATTTSEEIPAPVESEEPSDTKQATDDVAADASNAEPTPSLEPETAEAAPVESLVEAAPVEAAPVEVAPVEAAPVEVAPVEVAPVEVAPVEAAPVEAAPVEAAPVEAAPVEAAPVEAAPVEAAPVEVAPVEVAPVEAAEVESAPVDAAPVEAAEVESAPVDAAPVEATDVESVPSSEDPPAPQASDEPAVPVVESAEPEPAAQPELADPPQDAAVEETLTPPTPPPQQHAAENSKASVSQDNSRTRPSTSRSLRILVILVEDEVCLRAGAITAILQYHNIYKQTTGDGKQLPQPLCSRFFFLNSLQ is encoded by the exons ATGGCGGCCAAG GTGGTGATGGTGGCCGTCCCGACGGTGTTGGGCATAGCCTCCATCCGTGTGTATACTGTGAGCGAACTGCCCACTGATGGACTGGTTACTAGAGAAAAG CTGAACATCTACACCCCGCTGCCACAGTTTGCTCATGCCCTGTTTGTTCCAGAGAGGCCGGGTGTCATTCAGAGTGGGTTAACGACAGCGAGAGAGACCGTAGCACCATATGTCCAGGCTGTTCAG GGGGCCTGTGTCTCTGTGAAAACAAGAAGTGTTAATCTATACTATGCAGGAGAGG ATGTATTCTATTACTTGAGGGACCCTCCCCCGGGTTTTCTACCCAGATTTGGCACCATCACCATGGCTGGCCTGCTCGGCATGTTCTTGACCCGGAAAG GCTCTCATTTCAAGAGGTTAGCCGTTCCACTGGGCCTGATGAGTGCAGGAGCTTCGGTGTGCTACCCGGCTCAAACAGTGGCTGTGCTTAAG GTGTCAGGTAAGAAGGTGTATGCTGTAGGGCAGTGGAGCAAAGCTACAGTGTCTTCACTGGTCGCCTCTAAGGAGCCTGTCGCCAAAGAGATCGTTGCTTCACAACCACAG ACAGCTACAGTGCCAAATCCAGAGTCTGCAGTAGTTGAGGAGGCCTCAGAGCCCAGTGCCACCACAGACAGCTCAGCCCAAAGCTCTACAATCCCAGAGACCGAGGTGGAATCAGCCGAGTCTGTTCCTGCCACCGATGAGCCTGTTGACGCTGTCATAACAGAGGAGGCGTCATCAGTAACACTCGCAGAGATTTCCCCCGACCAGACCCTCACAGAGACCAACACAG ATCCAGTGGCACATTCAGTGCCAGCAGAGGCGGAGGCCACCACAACCTCTGAGGAAATACCTGCACCTGTTGAAAGTGAAGAGCCCTCAGACACAAAACAAGCAACAGACGATGTCGCCGCTGATGCCAGCAATGCCGAGCCCACACCAAGCTTAGAACCGGAGACGGCAGAGGCTGCTCCAGTGGAGTCCCTGGTGGAGGCTGCCCCAGTGGAGGCTGCCCCAGTGGAGGTTGCTCCAGTGGAGGCTGCTCCAGTGGAGGTTGCCCCAGTGGAGGTTGCCCCAGTGGAGGTTGCCCCAGTGGAGGCTGCCCCAGTGGAGGCTGCCCCAGTGGAG GCTGCTCCAGTGGAGGCTGCCCCAGTGGAGGCTGCCCCAGTGGAGGCTGCCCCAGTGGAGGCTGCCCCAGTGGAGGTTGCCCCAGTGGAGGTTGCCCCAGTGGAGGCTGCTGAAGTCGAGTCCGCCCCAGTTGATGCTGCCCCAGTGGAGGCTGCTGAAGTCGAGTCCGCCCCAGTTGATGCTGCTCCAGTCGAGGCTACTGATGTCGAGTCCGTTCCTTCCTCTGAAGATCCGCCTGCTCCACAGGCCTCAGACGAGCCAGCAG TACCAGTTGTTGAATCAGCTGAGCCCGAACCTGCTGCTCAACCTGAGTTAGCTGACCCACCACAAGATGCTGCTGTGGAGGAGACACTCACACCACCAACACCTCCTCCTCAACAGCATGCAGCAGAAAACAGCAAAG CATCCGTCTCCCAGGACAACTCACGCACAAGACCCAGCACATCCAGATCTCTGAGAATTCTGGTAATTCTAGTGGAAGATGAAGTGTGTCTTAGGGCTGgcgcaataaccgcaatattgcaataccacAATATTTACAAGCAAACcacaggggatggcaagcaactgccgcaaccgctatgttcacgttttttctttttgaattctttgcaatAG
- the apool gene encoding MICOS complex subunit MIC27 isoform X10, translating to MAAKVVMVAVPTVLGIASIRVYTVSELPTDGLVTREKLNIYTPLPQFAHALFVPERPGVIQSGLTTARETVAPYVQAVQGACVSVKTRSVNLYYAGEDVFYYLRDPPPGFLPRFGTITMAGLLGMFLTRKGSHFKRLAVPLGLMSAGASVCYPAQTVAVLKVSGKKVYAVGQWSKATVSSLVASKEPVAKEIVASQPQTATVPNPESAVVEEASEPSATTDSSAQSSTIPETEVESAESVPATDEPVDAVITEEASSVTLAEISPDQTLTETNTDPVAHSVPAEAEATTTSEEIPAPVESEEPSDTKQATDDVAADASNAEPTPSLEPETAEAAPVESLVEAAPVEAAPVEVAPVEAAPVEVAPVEVAPVEVAPVEAAPVEAAPVEAAEVESAPVDAAPVEATDVESVPSSEDPPAPQASDEPAVPVVESAEPEPAAQPELADPPQDAAVEETLTPPTPPPQQHAAENSKASVSQDNSRTRPSTSRSLRILVILVEDEVCLRAGAITAILQYHNIYKQTTGDGKQLPQPLCSRFFFLNSLQ from the exons ATGGCGGCCAAG GTGGTGATGGTGGCCGTCCCGACGGTGTTGGGCATAGCCTCCATCCGTGTGTATACTGTGAGCGAACTGCCCACTGATGGACTGGTTACTAGAGAAAAG CTGAACATCTACACCCCGCTGCCACAGTTTGCTCATGCCCTGTTTGTTCCAGAGAGGCCGGGTGTCATTCAGAGTGGGTTAACGACAGCGAGAGAGACCGTAGCACCATATGTCCAGGCTGTTCAG GGGGCCTGTGTCTCTGTGAAAACAAGAAGTGTTAATCTATACTATGCAGGAGAGG ATGTATTCTATTACTTGAGGGACCCTCCCCCGGGTTTTCTACCCAGATTTGGCACCATCACCATGGCTGGCCTGCTCGGCATGTTCTTGACCCGGAAAG GCTCTCATTTCAAGAGGTTAGCCGTTCCACTGGGCCTGATGAGTGCAGGAGCTTCGGTGTGCTACCCGGCTCAAACAGTGGCTGTGCTTAAG GTGTCAGGTAAGAAGGTGTATGCTGTAGGGCAGTGGAGCAAAGCTACAGTGTCTTCACTGGTCGCCTCTAAGGAGCCTGTCGCCAAAGAGATCGTTGCTTCACAACCACAG ACAGCTACAGTGCCAAATCCAGAGTCTGCAGTAGTTGAGGAGGCCTCAGAGCCCAGTGCCACCACAGACAGCTCAGCCCAAAGCTCTACAATCCCAGAGACCGAGGTGGAATCAGCCGAGTCTGTTCCTGCCACCGATGAGCCTGTTGACGCTGTCATAACAGAGGAGGCGTCATCAGTAACACTCGCAGAGATTTCCCCCGACCAGACCCTCACAGAGACCAACACAG ATCCAGTGGCACATTCAGTGCCAGCAGAGGCGGAGGCCACCACAACCTCTGAGGAAATACCTGCACCTGTTGAAAGTGAAGAGCCCTCAGACACAAAACAAGCAACAGACGATGTCGCCGCTGATGCCAGCAATGCCGAGCCCACACCAAGCTTAGAACCGGAGACGGCAGAGGCTGCTCCAGTGGAGTCCCTGGTGGAGGCTGCCCCAGTGGAGGCTGCCCCAGTGGAGGTTGCTCCAGTGGAGGCTGCTCCAGTGGAGGTTGCCCCAGTGGAGGTTGCCCCAGTGGAGGTTGCCCCAGTGGAGGCTGCCCCAGTGGAGGCTGCCCCAGTGGAG GCTGCTGAAGTCGAGTCCGCCCCAGTTGATGCTGCTCCAGTCGAGGCTACTGATGTCGAGTCCGTTCCTTCCTCTGAAGATCCGCCTGCTCCACAGGCCTCAGACGAGCCAGCAG TACCAGTTGTTGAATCAGCTGAGCCCGAACCTGCTGCTCAACCTGAGTTAGCTGACCCACCACAAGATGCTGCTGTGGAGGAGACACTCACACCACCAACACCTCCTCCTCAACAGCATGCAGCAGAAAACAGCAAAG CATCCGTCTCCCAGGACAACTCACGCACAAGACCCAGCACATCCAGATCTCTGAGAATTCTGGTAATTCTAGTGGAAGATGAAGTGTGTCTTAGGGCTGgcgcaataaccgcaatattgcaataccacAATATTTACAAGCAAACcacaggggatggcaagcaactgccgcaaccgctatgttcacgttttttctttttgaattctttgcaatAG
- the apool gene encoding MICOS complex subunit MIC27 isoform X3: MAAKVVMVAVPTVLGIASIRVYTVSELPTDGLVTREKLNIYTPLPQFAHALFVPERPGVIQSGLTTARETVAPYVQAVQGACVSVKTRSVNLYYAGEDVFYYLRDPPPGFLPRFGTITMAGLLGMFLTRKGSHFKRLAVPLGLMSAGASVCYPAQTVAVLKVSGKKVYAVGQWSKATVSSLVASKEPVAKEIVASQPQTATVPNPESAVVEEASEPSATTDSSAQSSTIPETEVESAESVPATDEPVDAVITEEASSVTLAEISPDQTLTETNTDPVAHSVPAEAEATTTSEEIPAPVESEEPSDTKQATDDVAADASNAEPTPSLEPETAEAAPVESLVEAAPVEAAPVEVAPVEAAPVEVAPVEVAPVEVAPVEAAPVEAAPVEAAPVEAAPVEAAPVEAAPVEAAPVEAAEVESAPVDAAPVEATDVESVPSSEDPPAPQASDEPAVPVVESAEPEPAAQPELADPPQDAAVEETLTPPTPPPQQHAAENSKASVSQDNSRTRPSTSRSLRILVILVEDEVCLRAGAITAILQYHNIYKQTTGDGKQLPQPLCSRFFFLNSLQ; this comes from the exons ATGGCGGCCAAG GTGGTGATGGTGGCCGTCCCGACGGTGTTGGGCATAGCCTCCATCCGTGTGTATACTGTGAGCGAACTGCCCACTGATGGACTGGTTACTAGAGAAAAG CTGAACATCTACACCCCGCTGCCACAGTTTGCTCATGCCCTGTTTGTTCCAGAGAGGCCGGGTGTCATTCAGAGTGGGTTAACGACAGCGAGAGAGACCGTAGCACCATATGTCCAGGCTGTTCAG GGGGCCTGTGTCTCTGTGAAAACAAGAAGTGTTAATCTATACTATGCAGGAGAGG ATGTATTCTATTACTTGAGGGACCCTCCCCCGGGTTTTCTACCCAGATTTGGCACCATCACCATGGCTGGCCTGCTCGGCATGTTCTTGACCCGGAAAG GCTCTCATTTCAAGAGGTTAGCCGTTCCACTGGGCCTGATGAGTGCAGGAGCTTCGGTGTGCTACCCGGCTCAAACAGTGGCTGTGCTTAAG GTGTCAGGTAAGAAGGTGTATGCTGTAGGGCAGTGGAGCAAAGCTACAGTGTCTTCACTGGTCGCCTCTAAGGAGCCTGTCGCCAAAGAGATCGTTGCTTCACAACCACAG ACAGCTACAGTGCCAAATCCAGAGTCTGCAGTAGTTGAGGAGGCCTCAGAGCCCAGTGCCACCACAGACAGCTCAGCCCAAAGCTCTACAATCCCAGAGACCGAGGTGGAATCAGCCGAGTCTGTTCCTGCCACCGATGAGCCTGTTGACGCTGTCATAACAGAGGAGGCGTCATCAGTAACACTCGCAGAGATTTCCCCCGACCAGACCCTCACAGAGACCAACACAG ATCCAGTGGCACATTCAGTGCCAGCAGAGGCGGAGGCCACCACAACCTCTGAGGAAATACCTGCACCTGTTGAAAGTGAAGAGCCCTCAGACACAAAACAAGCAACAGACGATGTCGCCGCTGATGCCAGCAATGCCGAGCCCACACCAAGCTTAGAACCGGAGACGGCAGAGGCTGCTCCAGTGGAGTCCCTGGTGGAGGCTGCCCCAGTGGAGGCTGCCCCAGTGGAGGTTGCTCCAGTGGAGGCTGCTCCAGTGGAGGTTGCCCCAGTGGAGGTTGCCCCAGTGGAGGTTGCCCCAGTGGAGGCTGCCCCAGTGGAGGCTGCCCCAGTGGAG GCTGCTCCAGTGGAGGCTGCCCCAGTGGAGGCTGCCCCAGTGGAGGCTGCCCCAGTGGAGGCTGCCCCAGTGGAG GCTGCTGAAGTCGAGTCCGCCCCAGTTGATGCTGCTCCAGTCGAGGCTACTGATGTCGAGTCCGTTCCTTCCTCTGAAGATCCGCCTGCTCCACAGGCCTCAGACGAGCCAGCAG TACCAGTTGTTGAATCAGCTGAGCCCGAACCTGCTGCTCAACCTGAGTTAGCTGACCCACCACAAGATGCTGCTGTGGAGGAGACACTCACACCACCAACACCTCCTCCTCAACAGCATGCAGCAGAAAACAGCAAAG CATCCGTCTCCCAGGACAACTCACGCACAAGACCCAGCACATCCAGATCTCTGAGAATTCTGGTAATTCTAGTGGAAGATGAAGTGTGTCTTAGGGCTGgcgcaataaccgcaatattgcaataccacAATATTTACAAGCAAACcacaggggatggcaagcaactgccgcaaccgctatgttcacgttttttctttttgaattctttgcaatAG
- the apool gene encoding MICOS complex subunit MIC27 isoform X4, with product MAAKVVMVAVPTVLGIASIRVYTVSELPTDGLVTREKLNIYTPLPQFAHALFVPERPGVIQSGLTTARETVAPYVQAVQGACVSVKTRSVNLYYAGEDVFYYLRDPPPGFLPRFGTITMAGLLGMFLTRKGSHFKRLAVPLGLMSAGASVCYPAQTVAVLKVSGKKVYAVGQWSKATVSSLVASKEPVAKEIVASQPQTATVPNPESAVVEEASEPSATTDSSAQSSTIPETEVESAESVPATDEPVDAVITEEASSVTLAEISPDQTLTETNTDPVAHSVPAEAEATTTSEEIPAPVESEEPSDTKQATDDVAADASNAEPTPSLEPETAEAAPVESLVEAAPVEAAPVEVAPVEAAPVEVAPVEVAPVEVAPVEAAPVEAAPVEAAPVEAAPVEAAPVEAAPVEAAPVESAPVDAAPVEATDVESVPSSEDPPAPQASDEPAVPVVESAEPEPAAQPELADPPQDAAVEETLTPPTPPPQQHAAENSKASVSQDNSRTRPSTSRSLRILVILVEDEVCLRAGAITAILQYHNIYKQTTGDGKQLPQPLCSRFFFLNSLQ from the exons ATGGCGGCCAAG GTGGTGATGGTGGCCGTCCCGACGGTGTTGGGCATAGCCTCCATCCGTGTGTATACTGTGAGCGAACTGCCCACTGATGGACTGGTTACTAGAGAAAAG CTGAACATCTACACCCCGCTGCCACAGTTTGCTCATGCCCTGTTTGTTCCAGAGAGGCCGGGTGTCATTCAGAGTGGGTTAACGACAGCGAGAGAGACCGTAGCACCATATGTCCAGGCTGTTCAG GGGGCCTGTGTCTCTGTGAAAACAAGAAGTGTTAATCTATACTATGCAGGAGAGG ATGTATTCTATTACTTGAGGGACCCTCCCCCGGGTTTTCTACCCAGATTTGGCACCATCACCATGGCTGGCCTGCTCGGCATGTTCTTGACCCGGAAAG GCTCTCATTTCAAGAGGTTAGCCGTTCCACTGGGCCTGATGAGTGCAGGAGCTTCGGTGTGCTACCCGGCTCAAACAGTGGCTGTGCTTAAG GTGTCAGGTAAGAAGGTGTATGCTGTAGGGCAGTGGAGCAAAGCTACAGTGTCTTCACTGGTCGCCTCTAAGGAGCCTGTCGCCAAAGAGATCGTTGCTTCACAACCACAG ACAGCTACAGTGCCAAATCCAGAGTCTGCAGTAGTTGAGGAGGCCTCAGAGCCCAGTGCCACCACAGACAGCTCAGCCCAAAGCTCTACAATCCCAGAGACCGAGGTGGAATCAGCCGAGTCTGTTCCTGCCACCGATGAGCCTGTTGACGCTGTCATAACAGAGGAGGCGTCATCAGTAACACTCGCAGAGATTTCCCCCGACCAGACCCTCACAGAGACCAACACAG ATCCAGTGGCACATTCAGTGCCAGCAGAGGCGGAGGCCACCACAACCTCTGAGGAAATACCTGCACCTGTTGAAAGTGAAGAGCCCTCAGACACAAAACAAGCAACAGACGATGTCGCCGCTGATGCCAGCAATGCCGAGCCCACACCAAGCTTAGAACCGGAGACGGCAGAGGCTGCTCCAGTGGAGTCCCTGGTGGAGGCTGCCCCAGTGGAGGCTGCCCCAGTGGAGGTTGCTCCAGTGGAGGCTGCTCCAGTGGAGGTTGCCCCAGTGGAGGTTGCCCCAGTGGAGGTTGCCCCAGTGGAGGCTGCCCCAGTGGAGGCTGCCCCAGTGGAG GCTGCTCCAGTGGAGGCTGCCCCAGTGGAGGCTGCCCCAGTGGAGGCTGCCCCAGTGGAGGCTGCCCCAGTGGAG TCCGCCCCAGTTGATGCTGCTCCAGTCGAGGCTACTGATGTCGAGTCCGTTCCTTCCTCTGAAGATCCGCCTGCTCCACAGGCCTCAGACGAGCCAGCAG TACCAGTTGTTGAATCAGCTGAGCCCGAACCTGCTGCTCAACCTGAGTTAGCTGACCCACCACAAGATGCTGCTGTGGAGGAGACACTCACACCACCAACACCTCCTCCTCAACAGCATGCAGCAGAAAACAGCAAAG CATCCGTCTCCCAGGACAACTCACGCACAAGACCCAGCACATCCAGATCTCTGAGAATTCTGGTAATTCTAGTGGAAGATGAAGTGTGTCTTAGGGCTGgcgcaataaccgcaatattgcaataccacAATATTTACAAGCAAACcacaggggatggcaagcaactgccgcaaccgctatgttcacgttttttctttttgaattctttgcaatAG